GGCTTATTGAGCATTTATGTGTAATCAGTGGCGGTGAATGCGTGTACCAAGGTGCATCCATGTTTGATGCACATATTGGATTACACATTAGCCAAGCTGACTTTGATGCCGTTGTGGGTCATTTAATCGAAGCACTTAAACAACAGCATATCCCACTAGCAACCCGCAATGCATTACTGGCTAAATTAGCACCACTGTATCAAGATATTATCGAACATTAGTTGTGCAACCGTTTATGATGATAACCGATTAGTAAAACTGGCTGGGATCGACATCAAGCATACTTGGTGATACGCCACGTTCAATATGCAATTC
The nucleotide sequence above comes from Shewanella sp. Arc9-LZ. Encoded proteins:
- a CDS encoding group 1 truncated hemoglobin, whose product is MVNIIKHHIVVLGALLFLSVACASQPTTLYQQLGGDKGVSMITDDFLAHLSQDKRILHHFEQTDIQIFRQRLIEHLCVISGGECVYQGASMFDAHIGLHISQADFDAVVGHLIEALKQQHIPLATRNALLAKLAPLYQDIIEH